In a genomic window of Spirosoma agri:
- the msrB gene encoding peptide-methionine (R)-S-oxide reductase MsrB produces the protein MKQTRFFVFAAIIVVGALWLYGTYFATPRPPHKPPPGTTSPNGRRVEKTDAEWRSLLTRSQYNITRERGTEWPNSSELTHEHRNGVYNCVCCQNPLFRSLTKFDSRTGWPSFYAPVVPNALYTEPDGNRSEVRCSVCDAHLGHVFTDGPEPTGLRYCMNGTALAFIPAK, from the coding sequence ATGAAGCAGACCCGTTTTTTTGTTTTCGCTGCGATCATCGTTGTAGGGGCACTCTGGTTATACGGCACCTATTTCGCTACGCCGAGACCACCGCATAAACCACCTCCGGGAACAACGTCACCAAACGGTCGACGGGTTGAGAAGACTGATGCCGAATGGCGATCCCTTTTGACGCGATCGCAATACAACATCACCCGCGAACGAGGCACCGAATGGCCCAACAGCAGCGAATTGACGCACGAGCACCGAAACGGTGTTTACAACTGTGTATGCTGCCAGAATCCCCTCTTCCGCTCATTAACCAAGTTTGACTCACGGACAGGCTGGCCGAGCTTTTACGCGCCTGTTGTACCAAATGCACTGTATACCGAACCTGATGGGAACCGGAGCGAAGTCCGCTGTTCAGTCTGCGACGCGCATTTGGGCCATGTATTTACGGACGGCCCCGAACCAACCGGGCTGCGCTACTGCATGAATGGGACTGCACTGGCGTTCATTCCCGCGAAGTGA
- a CDS encoding NAD-dependent epimerase/dehydratase family protein, with the protein MKILITGGAGFVGASIAIALKKNYPDYQIFALDNLKRRGSELSLSRLRAAGIEFVHGDIRSKEDFDSIPAVDTVIEASAEPSVLAGLDGTPDYLINTNLFGTVNCLNFALKHKANFIFLSTSRVYPIKTIETLNFEEAETRFVLTDAQPVPGVSSRGIAENFPLDGARSLYGTTKLASELIIQEYNEFYGLKTVINRCGVITGPWQMGKVDQGVMVLWIAKHYFEQQLAYIGYGGTGKQTRDMLHIDDLYRLIDWELHNLDKVNGEILNAGGGVESSASLQELTKICQEVTGKTIPIKEVAENRAADIRLYITDNTNVTNLTGWKPQLGVREIVTDIHNWLNENRAALEPILK; encoded by the coding sequence ATGAAAATCCTCATTACCGGCGGAGCCGGATTTGTTGGTGCATCGATAGCCATTGCACTCAAGAAAAACTATCCTGACTACCAGATATTTGCGCTCGATAACCTGAAGCGACGCGGTTCTGAATTGAGTCTGTCACGGCTCAGAGCCGCTGGAATTGAGTTTGTCCACGGCGACATTCGGAGCAAGGAAGATTTCGATTCAATACCGGCTGTCGATACGGTGATTGAAGCATCGGCAGAACCATCGGTTCTGGCTGGTCTGGACGGAACGCCCGATTATCTCATCAATACCAACCTGTTCGGTACGGTCAACTGCCTGAACTTCGCGCTCAAGCACAAAGCCAATTTTATTTTCCTGTCGACAAGTCGCGTTTATCCGATCAAGACGATCGAAACGCTGAATTTCGAGGAAGCCGAGACACGGTTCGTGTTGACCGACGCCCAGCCCGTGCCGGGTGTATCGTCACGCGGTATTGCCGAGAACTTCCCGCTCGATGGTGCCCGGTCGCTGTACGGTACCACGAAACTTGCGTCGGAACTGATCATTCAGGAGTACAATGAGTTCTATGGTCTGAAAACCGTTATCAACCGGTGTGGCGTGATTACGGGGCCCTGGCAAATGGGTAAAGTTGATCAGGGCGTGATGGTACTCTGGATTGCCAAGCACTATTTCGAACAGCAACTGGCCTATATTGGCTACGGCGGAACGGGTAAACAAACCCGCGACATGCTACACATCGACGATCTGTACCGATTGATCGACTGGGAGTTACACAATTTGGACAAAGTCAACGGCGAAATCCTGAATGCGGGTGGTGGCGTGGAAAGCAGCGCGTCGTTGCAGGAACTGACAAAAATCTGTCAGGAAGTGACTGGCAAAACGATTCCGATCAAAGAGGTAGCCGAAAACCGGGCCGCTGATATCCGGCTGTATATTACCGATAATACGAACGTCACCAACCTGACCGGCTGGAAACCACAGCTCGGCGTTCGCGAAATCGTGACTGACATCCACAACTGGCTCAACGAAAACCGAGCTGCGCTGGAACCGATTTTGAAGTAG
- the prmC gene encoding peptide chain release factor N(5)-glutamine methyltransferase: protein MATAKPLYQRLSKNITAYPPEEAREMAFMLLDHYFGLRKTDVLTDKPLPPNRTEPDWFKILERLNRQEPIQHVIGTTIFCGLEFEVSPDVLIPRPETEDLVRLIMHDFADRTEDVPIVDIGTGSGCIAITLSRFLPQSVVTGWDVSEKALTLARHNSQNLNADVTFSIQDILQIPADFPGKFDCVVSNPPYVTRSEAADMNQNVLNYEPDLALFVEDNDPLVFYKAVADFCVRHLTKDGACYVEINERFGDDTRQVFADRGFTRIQVYKDIHGKDRSIRATF, encoded by the coding sequence ATGGCCACCGCCAAACCACTCTATCAACGTTTAAGCAAAAATATTACAGCCTACCCACCCGAAGAAGCGCGGGAGATGGCGTTTATGCTGCTCGACCATTACTTCGGCCTGCGCAAGACCGATGTTTTAACGGATAAACCATTACCCCCAAACCGAACCGAACCGGATTGGTTCAAGATTCTTGAGCGACTGAATCGACAGGAACCGATCCAGCACGTCATTGGCACGACCATTTTCTGCGGACTGGAATTTGAGGTATCCCCTGATGTATTGATTCCCCGTCCTGAAACCGAAGATCTCGTACGGCTCATCATGCACGACTTCGCCGACCGCACCGAGGACGTACCCATCGTGGACATTGGCACGGGCAGTGGCTGCATTGCCATTACGTTATCGCGCTTCCTGCCCCAATCGGTCGTAACCGGCTGGGATGTCTCCGAAAAAGCCCTGACGCTGGCCCGGCATAATTCGCAGAATTTAAACGCCGATGTTACGTTTTCGATTCAGGACATCCTGCAAATACCAGCCGATTTTCCGGGCAAGTTCGATTGCGTTGTCAGCAATCCGCCCTACGTAACCCGGTCGGAAGCCGCCGATATGAACCAGAATGTGCTGAACTATGAACCGGATCTGGCCCTGTTTGTCGAAGATAACGACCCGCTGGTGTTTTATAAGGCGGTTGCGGATTTCTGCGTTCGCCATCTGACGAAAGACGGGGCTTGTTACGTTGAGATCAATGAACGGTTTGGCGACGATACGCGGCAGGTATTTGCTGATCGGGGCTTTACCAGAATCCAGGTTTATAAAGATATTCACGGCAAGGACCGAAGCATTCGGGCCACGTTTTAG
- a CDS encoding transposase, with protein MNVESGQLYHVYNRGNNRQRLFFRPENYLYFLRKLRKHLLPTCDLLAYCLMPNHFHFLIATFDENSPSGVDNAYGSDVFRINQAIAVILRSYTRAINIQECRTGSLLQQETKAKWLDKNQYVAACLHYIHQNPMRASLSERLEDWPYSSYLDYAGLRNGTLCNQQVARLVLPVDFDNFLDESFQVIDPDLLKELRFS; from the coding sequence ATGAACGTCGAATCAGGCCAGCTTTATCACGTTTACAATCGGGGAAACAATCGACAACGTCTTTTTTTTCGTCCTGAAAACTATCTCTATTTTCTGCGGAAGCTTCGCAAGCATCTATTGCCCACGTGCGACCTGCTCGCTTACTGCCTGATGCCCAATCATTTTCATTTTCTGATTGCGACGTTTGACGAGAACAGCCCGTCAGGTGTAGACAATGCATATGGATCTGACGTTTTCAGGATAAACCAGGCCATTGCCGTCATACTCCGTTCTTATACGAGAGCTATAAACATCCAGGAGTGTCGAACGGGCTCTTTACTTCAGCAAGAAACAAAAGCAAAATGGCTTGACAAGAATCAGTATGTAGCTGCCTGCTTACATTATATTCATCAAAACCCAATGCGAGCCAGCTTGAGCGAACGGCTGGAAGACTGGCCTTATTCGTCGTATCTGGATTACGCTGGCCTGCGCAACGGTACACTTTGCAATCAACAGGTAGCCCGTTTAGTATTGCCGGTAGATTTTGACAACTTCCTTGACGAGAGTTTTCAGGTTATCGACCCGGATCTCTTGAAGGAATTAAGATTCAGTTAG
- a CDS encoding AAA family ATPase — MQATSFTYYTKIREVFNEMSQVVVGQERLLNRLLIGLFTGGHILLEGVPGLAKTLTINTLAKVLELDFQRIQFTPDLLPADLIGTMIFNQKTSEFEVKQGPIFANLILADEVNRSPAKVQAALLEAMQEKQVTIGEETFVLDRPFLVLATQNPVEQEGTYPLPEAQVDRFMMKVFVDYLNKEEELEVMRRMSNMNFDYEVQPVLGKEDLAAIRNEINGITISETLERYIIELVFATRRPMEYNLRDEARYIQYGVSPRASINLNLAAKALAYFDRREYVLPEDIKEVAPDVFNHRIMLNYEAEADGVSTLQVIESILRKVAIG; from the coding sequence ATGCAAGCAACGTCTTTTACCTATTACACCAAAATTCGCGAGGTATTCAACGAGATGAGCCAGGTCGTGGTTGGGCAGGAGCGACTGCTTAACCGGCTGCTCATCGGCCTGTTTACGGGCGGGCACATTCTGCTCGAAGGCGTTCCTGGACTTGCCAAAACGCTAACGATCAATACGTTGGCAAAAGTACTGGAACTGGATTTCCAACGCATTCAGTTTACGCCCGACCTGCTCCCCGCCGATCTGATCGGGACCATGATTTTCAATCAGAAAACGTCAGAATTTGAAGTGAAGCAGGGGCCAATCTTTGCCAACCTAATTCTGGCCGATGAAGTCAACCGATCTCCGGCCAAAGTACAGGCAGCGCTATTGGAGGCCATGCAGGAAAAGCAGGTTACGATCGGCGAAGAAACGTTTGTGCTTGACCGGCCTTTTCTGGTGCTGGCCACGCAAAATCCGGTTGAGCAGGAAGGGACGTACCCGCTGCCCGAAGCGCAGGTCGACCGCTTCATGATGAAGGTATTCGTCGATTACCTGAACAAGGAGGAGGAACTCGAAGTGATGCGCCGGATGTCGAACATGAATTTCGATTACGAAGTGCAGCCGGTTCTGGGCAAGGAAGATCTGGCAGCTATCCGCAACGAGATCAACGGCATCACGATTTCCGAGACGCTGGAACGGTACATCATCGAACTGGTCTTTGCTACCCGCCGACCCATGGAGTACAACCTCCGCGACGAGGCCCGGTACATTCAGTATGGGGTGTCCCCGCGCGCCAGTATCAACCTGAATCTGGCGGCCAAAGCCCTCGCTTATTTTGACCGGCGCGAATATGTGTTACCAGAAGATATTAAGGAAGTAGCTCCGGACGTGTTCAACCACCGGATTATGCTCAATTACGAAGCCGAGGCCGATGGCGTATCGACCTTGCAGGTGATCGAGTCAATCCTCAGAAAAGTAGCCATTGGCTGA
- a CDS encoding KUP/HAK/KT family potassium transporter yields MEDKKHIDTVTAAGLLVAMGIIYGDIGTSPLYTLRAIIGAGNIIRADIVRGALSCVFWTLTLQTTVKYVILILRADNRGEGGIFALYALVRRHARWLTLPAIIGGSALLADGIITPPISVSSAVEGLRLIYPGITEVLIIKIVIAILTVLFLIQAFGTSVVGTAFGPIMLIWFVMLGTLGIVQIAHAPGILAALNPYYAWWLLVEYPGGFWLLGSVFLCTTGAEALYSDMGHCGRSNIRVSWVFVKTCLILNYFGQGAWLISQEGQKLGERIPFYEVMPPWFLTIGIVIATAATVIASQALISGSFTLISEAIRLNFWPKVRLRYPSVQKGQLYVPSVNMLLWAGCVGVVLYFRESSNMEAAYGLAITLTMLMTTLLMSYYLYTKKYQAWGVVLFLTVYLGIEGSFLVANLIKFPHGGWVSLLIGLAIASVMYIWLQAFQIKLRLTEYVRIDHYVQAIKELSRDISIPKYATHLVFMSNAARQSEIESKVIYSIFQKRPKRADIYWFVHVDTTDDPYTMEYKVNTIAPDDAYKVTFKLGFRVEQRINLFFRKVIEDMVKNKEVDITSRYESLRGQNVIGDFRFVVLEKFLSFENELPVRERFIMNLYFNIKGFTTSEDRWFGLDSSSVKIEKVPLVIRPVENVKLKRIASQ; encoded by the coding sequence ATGGAAGACAAGAAGCATATAGACACTGTCACCGCTGCCGGTTTACTGGTAGCAATGGGGATCATTTATGGTGACATTGGTACGTCGCCCCTGTACACACTCAGGGCCATCATTGGGGCAGGAAACATCATCAGAGCCGATATTGTGCGGGGTGCTCTTTCCTGCGTATTCTGGACACTAACACTACAAACCACTGTCAAATATGTAATCTTAATTCTACGCGCTGATAACCGGGGTGAAGGGGGAATTTTTGCGCTGTATGCGTTAGTACGCCGACATGCCCGCTGGCTCACGCTACCGGCCATTATCGGTGGTTCAGCCCTGCTTGCCGATGGTATTATCACCCCGCCAATTTCGGTGTCATCGGCAGTAGAAGGGCTTCGGCTCATCTATCCGGGCATAACGGAAGTTCTGATCATCAAAATAGTCATTGCAATCCTGACGGTTCTGTTCCTCATACAGGCTTTTGGAACAAGTGTGGTCGGTACGGCTTTTGGCCCGATCATGCTGATCTGGTTTGTGATGTTAGGCACGCTGGGCATCGTTCAGATCGCTCATGCTCCCGGCATTCTGGCTGCACTCAATCCGTATTATGCGTGGTGGCTGCTGGTCGAATATCCCGGCGGTTTCTGGTTACTGGGGTCCGTATTCCTTTGTACAACAGGGGCCGAAGCACTTTATTCCGATATGGGGCACTGCGGTCGGTCAAACATTCGGGTGAGCTGGGTATTCGTCAAAACGTGTTTGATACTCAACTACTTCGGGCAAGGTGCGTGGCTGATCAGTCAGGAAGGACAAAAACTGGGAGAGCGTATTCCGTTCTACGAAGTCATGCCGCCCTGGTTCCTGACAATCGGGATCGTTATCGCAACGGCGGCCACGGTTATTGCCAGTCAGGCCCTGATCAGTGGGTCATTCACGCTCATCAGCGAAGCCATCCGGCTGAATTTCTGGCCTAAAGTACGGCTGCGTTACCCCAGTGTTCAGAAGGGACAGCTTTATGTGCCAAGCGTTAATATGCTGCTTTGGGCCGGTTGCGTTGGGGTCGTGCTGTACTTCCGCGAATCGTCGAATATGGAAGCGGCCTACGGTCTGGCCATTACGCTGACGATGCTGATGACCACGTTGCTGATGTCGTATTATTTGTATACCAAGAAGTACCAGGCGTGGGGTGTTGTCCTCTTTCTGACGGTTTATCTGGGTATCGAGGGCTCGTTTCTGGTGGCCAATCTCATTAAATTCCCGCACGGTGGCTGGGTGTCTCTGCTGATCGGTTTGGCAATTGCGAGTGTGATGTATATCTGGTTACAGGCGTTCCAGATCAAACTCCGATTGACGGAATACGTCCGGATCGATCATTATGTGCAGGCCATCAAAGAGCTGAGTCGCGATATTAGTATTCCCAAATATGCCACTCACTTGGTCTTCATGAGCAATGCGGCCCGTCAGTCGGAAATTGAATCGAAAGTCATTTATTCGATCTTCCAGAAACGGCCCAAACGCGCTGATATCTACTGGTTTGTCCACGTCGATACCACCGATGATCCGTACACGATGGAGTATAAAGTGAACACCATTGCGCCGGATGACGCCTATAAAGTGACTTTTAAGCTCGGGTTCCGGGTCGAGCAGCGCATCAACCTGTTCTTCCGTAAAGTGATCGAAGACATGGTAAAAAATAAGGAGGTGGATATTACCAGCCGGTACGAATCGCTCCGTGGCCAGAACGTGATCGGTGACTTCCGCTTCGTTGTATTGGAAAAATTTCTCTCGTTCGAAAACGAACTACCTGTCCGCGAACGGTTTATCATGAACCTTTACTTCAATATAAAAGGCTTTACCACCTCCGAAGACCGCTGGTTTGGACTGGATAGTAGCTCGGTCAAGATTGAAAAAGTACCGCTGGTTATCCGACCGGTCGAAAACGTTAAACTAAAACGCATTGCCTCCCAATAA
- a CDS encoding TonB-dependent receptor, with translation MRKLSLFWFLLSLTGTAFAQTTDLDVSVRELTRQQTVAGQTVYLDNASIGLTTSAQTDANGKVLFRSLPLNGTYQVYTKETTQYAESKAEGIVLRANFRRSVTLFLPTKREINLTEVNVRSTSASRINTINAEVSSELESKKIEELPVEGRDITRVLYRLPNVSQATGFFAEAPNVSINGSNGLFNNYMIDGMDNNERFLGGQKFAIPVGFTRNVTVLTNNYSVEFGNAGGGIINITSKSGSNETTGEVFLLSRPGSVIDAQTSYPLRDLSGNQVKDGFARYQGGFGIGGALVRNKTFYYLNAEHTTDVKDNLLTSPQLGVNETVRGTNRFTYISGKLDQFWTDRFKSSLRVNIGQVAIGRQAGGLTGGIAFPSAANAQDRNSLLIASRNTYTTSRFASETNIQYSSFRWNYARAINPNSPDVTVLDPTGQSIAYLGHPGYLFDSHENTIQVQQKVSFYRGNHTIRAGAEIISARHRLFGGGNPNGSYTVQLTASQLAALRERNPGVGLSPADIPADARVLGYSVELRPASFGTTQTIYTAYVEDQITAGPRLNLTLGLRYDYDNLSKGGAATGDFNNLAPRASANYKLTGRSAIRGGVGLFYDKILYTIYSDALQQNNTGTDFKRQLQYFVDRGSLPANTDLNRVTFDGNQSVGPGYNSAGQSFGYLQGPSAASFAGQRNTFSGERRILNPNGYQDPYTFESTLGYQYQVSDKLLVYADAVYNESYDLFRTTNLNAPSAWDYSLSAQQGIARSTNAANLTRPVPIANGAGTIDGQTLTGVAQSVVMTEDKGRSRYTALSLNVQKERANDVYAYRLIYTLSRLYNDTEDVNFRAMDANNFSAEWGPSVNDRRHIINGIFNYYVSQRFTATLAALLQSGQPINRIPDGSRYVIVDQTGKSVLTANGNQLTSSDLNGDGSAFGDTYNGSTDRQPGESRNSDRLPWSKVVDLSLQYNLPVGTNTRRVEIRADIFNVLNTNNLSGYPNNATQSNQIQVGPRGSGIVQRNAGPPRQFQFGVRYLF, from the coding sequence ATGAGAAAACTTTCCCTTTTCTGGTTCCTGCTGAGCCTAACAGGAACTGCTTTTGCCCAAACTACCGATCTGGACGTGAGTGTTCGGGAATTGACCCGTCAGCAGACGGTCGCCGGGCAGACGGTCTACCTCGACAATGCATCCATTGGCCTGACCACCTCCGCGCAGACGGATGCCAATGGTAAAGTTCTCTTTCGGTCGCTTCCCCTGAATGGTACCTACCAAGTCTATACCAAAGAAACTACCCAGTATGCCGAAAGTAAGGCCGAAGGAATCGTTCTTCGCGCCAATTTCCGCCGGAGCGTCACGTTGTTTCTACCCACCAAACGCGAGATCAACCTGACGGAAGTGAACGTCCGAAGTACGAGTGCATCGCGCATCAACACGATCAATGCCGAAGTCTCCTCCGAACTGGAAAGCAAAAAGATTGAGGAGTTGCCCGTTGAAGGCCGCGACATTACCCGCGTTTTGTATCGGTTGCCGAACGTCAGTCAGGCGACGGGTTTCTTCGCCGAAGCACCCAACGTAAGTATCAACGGCTCGAATGGCCTTTTCAACAACTACATGATCGATGGCATGGACAATAACGAGCGCTTTCTGGGCGGTCAGAAATTTGCCATTCCGGTCGGATTTACGCGCAATGTGACAGTGCTGACCAACAACTACTCCGTTGAGTTTGGAAACGCGGGCGGAGGTATCATCAACATTACCAGTAAATCGGGCAGCAACGAAACGACCGGCGAAGTCTTTCTGTTAAGCCGCCCCGGTTCGGTGATCGATGCGCAGACGAGTTATCCTCTACGCGATCTGTCCGGAAATCAGGTGAAAGATGGCTTTGCGCGTTATCAGGGCGGGTTTGGCATTGGTGGCGCACTCGTCAGGAACAAAACGTTCTACTACCTGAACGCTGAACACACGACCGATGTAAAAGATAATCTGCTCACATCACCGCAACTGGGCGTTAACGAAACGGTGCGTGGCACGAATCGCTTTACTTATATTTCCGGCAAACTGGACCAGTTCTGGACGGATCGTTTTAAATCATCCCTGCGGGTAAACATTGGGCAGGTCGCTATTGGGCGGCAGGCAGGTGGCCTTACGGGTGGGATCGCTTTTCCATCGGCGGCCAATGCGCAGGATCGCAATTCGCTGCTGATTGCCTCCCGAAATACGTACACGACCAGCCGATTTGCCTCCGAAACGAACATTCAGTACAGCAGTTTTCGCTGGAACTATGCGCGGGCCATTAATCCGAACAGCCCCGACGTAACGGTTCTCGATCCGACCGGCCAGAGCATTGCGTACCTCGGCCATCCCGGCTATCTGTTCGATTCGCACGAGAATACGATCCAGGTGCAGCAAAAGGTTTCGTTTTATCGCGGCAACCACACCATTCGGGCGGGGGCAGAAATCATCAGCGCACGGCATCGGCTTTTCGGTGGCGGCAACCCGAACGGCAGCTATACCGTTCAGTTAACGGCCAGTCAGTTAGCCGCGCTCCGCGAACGCAATCCCGGCGTTGGGCTAAGCCCGGCAGACATTCCGGCTGATGCCAGGGTACTGGGCTATTCGGTGGAGTTGAGACCTGCTTCGTTCGGCACGACGCAGACCATTTATACGGCTTATGTGGAAGACCAGATCACGGCGGGTCCGCGCCTGAACCTGACGCTCGGTCTTCGCTACGATTACGATAATCTCTCGAAGGGGGGAGCGGCTACGGGCGATTTCAACAACCTGGCTCCCCGCGCCAGCGCCAATTACAAGCTGACAGGCCGTTCGGCCATACGCGGTGGGGTTGGGCTGTTCTACGACAAGATTCTGTACACCATTTACAGTGACGCCCTTCAGCAGAACAACACCGGTACGGATTTCAAGCGTCAGCTACAATATTTTGTGGACAGGGGTAGTTTACCCGCCAACACGGACCTCAACCGCGTGACGTTCGATGGCAATCAGAGCGTCGGCCCCGGCTATAACAGCGCCGGCCAGTCGTTCGGTTATTTGCAGGGTCCATCGGCGGCTTCCTTTGCCGGACAGCGCAATACGTTCAGTGGCGAGCGTCGTATTCTGAATCCCAACGGTTACCAGGATCCGTATACGTTCGAATCGACGCTTGGCTATCAATACCAGGTGAGCGACAAATTACTGGTCTACGCCGATGCGGTCTATAACGAGTCGTACGACCTCTTCCGAACCACCAACCTCAACGCGCCGTCTGCCTGGGATTATTCGCTGAGTGCTCAACAAGGTATTGCCCGCTCGACCAATGCAGCCAACCTCACCCGCCCCGTCCCGATTGCCAATGGCGCCGGAACGATCGACGGGCAAACCCTAACCGGTGTAGCTCAGAGTGTAGTAATGACGGAAGATAAGGGACGTTCCCGGTACACGGCATTAAGCCTGAACGTACAGAAAGAGCGCGCCAACGACGTCTACGCCTATCGGCTGATCTACACGCTTTCCCGATTGTACAACGATACAGAAGATGTCAATTTCCGCGCCATGGACGCCAATAATTTTTCGGCCGAGTGGGGACCATCGGTCAATGACCGGCGACACATTATCAACGGGATTTTCAATTATTACGTCAGTCAGCGGTTCACAGCGACCCTTGCGGCCTTGCTCCAGAGTGGCCAGCCGATCAATCGGATTCCAGACGGGTCACGGTACGTGATCGTGGATCAGACAGGAAAATCCGTTCTAACTGCTAACGGCAACCAATTGACCAGCAGCGATCTTAACGGTGATGGCAGTGCCTTTGGCGATACCTACAATGGGAGTACAGACCGTCAGCCGGGCGAGAGTCGCAATTCCGATCGGTTGCCCTGGTCAAAAGTGGTCGATCTGAGCCTTCAGTACAATTTGCCGGTTGGCACCAACACCCGACGAGTTGAAATTCGGGCGGATATTTTCAATGTGCTCAACACCAATAACCTGAGCGGCTACCCGAACAACGCCACCCAAAGCAACCAGATCCAGGTGGGCCCGCGCGGCAGCGGTATTGTTCAGCGCAATGCCGGACCGCCCCGCCAGTTTCAGTTTGGGGTACGTTATTTGTTTTAA
- a CDS encoding ABC transporter substrate-binding protein, which yields MKSVLLVALFTFGLSCTSSEQRDPARILTQSWEQIEEQGRNQPVTLLMWLGDPYINDYMNKYVKPAVKKRYGIDLQTSAGQGAQIVQTLVAERDAGQPSQIDMAWINGETFYQLRQIDGLLGPVTDKMPNARYIDFSNPFIGTDFQQPVAGMECPWGNVQLAVIYDAQKAPNPPTSFADFPAYVKAHPGQLTIPNEFTGMTLLKSWMIALSGDPNLFQGKFREDVYTKWSGELWKQINALKPYFWKQGQTFPEQLSTLHQLFANGEVAFTFSNNDAEVDNKVNLGFFPKTARAYVPAPGTIQNSHYMGIVKRAQHPEAAMLVANFLMSPEAQLKKMDPNVWGDHTVLDLKKLPAFYRAKFENLPTRRYAPKRDAIQGMAFQEPAPEYMTRLYKDFRRYVIEK from the coding sequence ATGAAGTCAGTTCTCCTAGTAGCCCTATTCACTTTTGGCCTAAGTTGCACGTCGTCCGAACAGCGGGACCCGGCCCGTATTTTGACTCAATCCTGGGAGCAAATCGAGGAACAGGGTCGCAATCAACCGGTTACCCTACTCATGTGGCTTGGCGATCCGTACATCAACGACTACATGAACAAGTACGTCAAACCTGCCGTCAAAAAACGATATGGCATTGACTTACAGACGTCTGCCGGACAGGGCGCGCAAATCGTTCAGACGCTCGTGGCCGAACGCGACGCCGGACAGCCAAGCCAGATCGACATGGCCTGGATCAATGGGGAAACGTTTTACCAGTTGCGACAGATAGATGGTCTGCTCGGTCCCGTGACCGACAAAATGCCCAACGCCCGCTACATCGACTTTTCGAATCCGTTCATTGGCACTGATTTTCAGCAGCCCGTTGCCGGTATGGAATGTCCGTGGGGAAACGTGCAATTGGCCGTTATCTACGATGCGCAGAAGGCGCCCAATCCACCAACATCGTTCGCCGACTTTCCGGCTTACGTGAAAGCGCACCCCGGCCAACTAACCATTCCGAACGAATTTACGGGCATGACCCTGCTCAAATCCTGGATGATCGCTCTGTCGGGCGACCCTAACCTGTTTCAGGGGAAATTCCGGGAGGATGTGTATACGAAATGGTCGGGCGAACTCTGGAAACAGATCAACGCCCTAAAACCATATTTCTGGAAACAGGGGCAGACGTTTCCGGAACAATTATCGACGCTGCACCAGCTGTTTGCTAACGGCGAAGTCGCGTTCACCTTCTCCAACAACGACGCCGAGGTTGACAACAAAGTTAATCTGGGTTTCTTCCCGAAAACCGCCCGCGCCTACGTTCCTGCGCCCGGCACGATCCAGAACTCGCACTACATGGGTATCGTCAAACGCGCTCAGCATCCGGAGGCCGCTATGCTCGTCGCCAATTTCCTGATGTCGCCGGAAGCGCAGTTAAAAAAGATGGACCCGAACGTATGGGGTGACCACACGGTGCTGGACCTGAAAAAACTCCCCGCCTTCTACCGCGCGAAGTTCGAAAACCTGCCTACCCGCCGGTATGCACCCAAACGCGATGCTATTCAGGGCATGGCTTTTCAGGAACCCGCGCCGGAATACATGACCCGATTGTACAAAGACTTCCGGCGCTATGTCATCGAAAAATAA